One Pullulanibacillus sp. KACC 23026 DNA segment encodes these proteins:
- a CDS encoding 2-keto-3-deoxygluconate permease, translating into MRIKAAIDKVPGGMMLIPLLIGALIRTFFPGIFDLPEFQSSFTGELLTGSGALLAAFYICLGSTIRFQATGYILKKGVSLWIGKIGTAFIIALLIKLIFPDQNNLFLGLSALAIVAAFSDSNGGLYMALMGQLGKKAEDVAAYSIMSLESGPFFTMLILGVAGLAKFPVLAFVFAILPLIIGMILGNLDDKMREFLGKAQDVIIPMFSLALGAGINLTNVVKAGFSGVILGLAVVVITGIVLFTIDRVTGGNGVAGVAASSTAGNAAAVPMAVAAVYTGYSKIAATATLQVTAAIIVTAILTPILTTWIARRSERRSVRG; encoded by the coding sequence ATGAGAATTAAGGCCGCTATTGACAAAGTTCCAGGCGGGATGATGCTCATCCCACTTTTAATTGGAGCTCTTATTCGTACCTTCTTTCCAGGCATTTTCGATTTACCTGAATTTCAAAGTTCTTTTACCGGTGAACTCTTAACCGGCTCTGGTGCTTTGCTAGCCGCATTTTACATTTGTTTAGGTTCAACCATTCGCTTCCAAGCGACCGGCTACATCCTTAAAAAAGGGGTTAGCTTATGGATTGGTAAAATTGGAACCGCCTTTATCATTGCCCTTTTAATAAAACTAATTTTTCCAGATCAAAACAACCTCTTCCTAGGGTTGTCCGCGCTCGCCATTGTTGCTGCTTTTTCCGATTCTAACGGTGGTCTTTATATGGCGCTTATGGGACAGCTTGGCAAAAAGGCAGAAGACGTGGCTGCTTACTCGATCATGTCACTTGAATCCGGCCCTTTCTTCACGATGTTAATTCTAGGTGTCGCTGGATTAGCTAAATTCCCGGTTCTTGCTTTCGTTTTTGCCATCCTTCCTTTAATTATCGGGATGATTCTTGGAAACCTTGATGATAAAATGCGTGAATTCTTAGGTAAAGCCCAAGACGTCATCATTCCTATGTTTTCATTGGCTCTTGGTGCAGGTATTAATCTAACCAACGTTGTAAAAGCAGGATTTTCAGGTGTTATTCTTGGCTTAGCTGTTGTCGTGATCACAGGTATCGTCTTGTTCACCATTGACCGTGTAACAGGTGGGAATGGTGTTGCGGGTGTGGCCGCTTCCTCAACGGCAGGAAATGCAGCCGCTGTACCGATGGCAGTAGCCGCTGTCTACACCGGTTATAGCAAAATTGCCGCAACGGCTACGCTTCAAGTAACCGCAGCGATTATTGTAACGGCCATTTTAACACCGATTTTGACAACTTGGATTGCCAGACGTTCGGAACGTCGGAGTGTAAGAGGGTAA
- a CDS encoding helix-turn-helix transcriptional regulator — MKREWLSQLRKSRGLTQEQLANCVYIDRSYYSQIENGKRNPSPSVAHSIARILNVDPCKFFEGQTNHKDSVFQNASLENSSFDLNELNFGKLLYLYNDYEKYYRNILMFLFSNFNKKGYCVIIDSANNCNKIKIQLRKKMAHYDLLSHFTFINNEEFNQIFFDELAKTMSSLMTRFERFNPPILMWSNDKRYNNKDWFNELTIYLKKENLVLNYKELFLVRSYIAPELSSDIYIKLMRQYPYIMTDFELVVSPLFDQTKKRILPSLFIQENL; from the coding sequence ATGAAAAGAGAATGGTTGAGCCAACTCCGAAAGTCAAGAGGATTAACACAGGAACAGTTAGCCAATTGTGTTTATATTGATCGGAGCTACTATTCACAGATTGAAAATGGAAAGCGTAACCCTAGTCCTTCAGTTGCTCATAGCATAGCAAGGATTTTAAATGTCGATCCATGTAAATTCTTTGAAGGTCAAACTAACCACAAGGATAGTGTTTTTCAAAATGCTTCTTTAGAAAACAGTAGTTTTGATCTAAACGAATTGAATTTTGGAAAATTGTTATATCTATATAATGACTACGAAAAATACTATCGTAACATTTTAATGTTTTTATTCTCGAATTTTAATAAAAAAGGCTATTGCGTAATTATTGATAGCGCTAACAATTGTAACAAGATAAAAATACAACTAAGGAAAAAAATGGCTCACTATGACCTTTTAAGTCATTTTACATTTATTAACAATGAAGAGTTCAACCAAATTTTTTTTGATGAACTAGCTAAAACAATGTCATCTTTAATGACTAGGTTTGAACGATTTAATCCTCCAATATTAATGTGGTCAAATGATAAACGATATAACAACAAGGATTGGTTTAACGAGTTAACGATCTATTTAAAAAAGGAAAATTTAGTCTTAAATTACAAGGAATTATTCTTGGTACGTTCTTACATTGCTCCTGAGTTATCCTCAGATATTTATATTAAGCTAATGAGACAATATCCATATATAATGACTGATTTTGAATTAGTTGTTTCTCCCTTATTCGACCAAACCAAGAAGCGAATACTCCCTTCCTTGTTTATACAAGAGAATTTATAA
- a CDS encoding aspartyl-phosphate phosphatase Spo0E family protein has protein sequence MDSLKDCYLKLSKLRREMIKKGLEKGFNHEDTLAISKKMDAIILEIQKEENKL, from the coding sequence ATGGACTCTCTAAAAGATTGTTATTTAAAACTAAGTAAATTAAGAAGGGAAATGATTAAGAAAGGATTAGAAAAAGGTTTCAATCATGAAGATACCTTGGCAATCAGTAAAAAGATGGATGCTATTATTCTTGAAATACAAAAGGAAGAAAACAAACTCTGA
- the pdxA gene encoding 4-hydroxythreonine-4-phosphate dehydrogenase PdxA: MNQTKPVIGITMGDAAGVGPEVILKSLKNKEIYDICRPVVIGDLKILERAQSYVNTALKFESITEDQIETLPFEFGTVYCLDLDLVSADLPLGQVSAEAGHAAFEYLAKAIDLANHKLISAICTAPLNKAALHKGGHIYPGHTEILAELTNTKEFSMMLSAPNLKVIHVTTHVGIIDAVNMINPERVYRVIKLAHETLTKSGIANPKIAVCGINPHAGENGLFGYGEEEEKVVPGVERAQAEGINVVGPLPADTLFFRTVRGDFDIVVAMYHDQGHGPVKVLGLDAGVNITVGLPIIRTSVDHGTAFDIAGKGIVEEKSMMEALRQAVELAPK; this comes from the coding sequence ATGAATCAAACGAAGCCTGTTATCGGAATTACAATGGGGGATGCCGCAGGGGTTGGCCCTGAAGTCATCTTAAAAAGCCTTAAAAATAAAGAGATTTATGACATCTGTCGCCCTGTCGTGATCGGCGACCTTAAAATCTTAGAACGCGCTCAAAGCTATGTGAACACAGCTTTGAAATTTGAGAGCATTACAGAGGATCAAATTGAGACGCTCCCGTTTGAATTTGGAACCGTCTATTGTCTTGATCTCGATCTCGTCAGCGCCGATCTTCCGCTTGGTCAAGTATCCGCCGAAGCAGGACATGCGGCTTTTGAATATTTGGCAAAAGCGATTGACCTAGCCAATCACAAGCTTATCAGTGCCATTTGTACCGCACCACTTAATAAAGCAGCCTTGCATAAAGGCGGGCACATCTACCCAGGACATACCGAAATCTTGGCTGAACTCACCAACACCAAAGAGTTTTCCATGATGCTGTCTGCCCCTAACTTAAAAGTTATTCATGTGACCACCCACGTTGGGATTATCGATGCCGTTAATATGATCAATCCTGAACGCGTGTATCGCGTAATCAAACTCGCTCATGAAACCCTGACGAAATCTGGAATCGCCAATCCAAAAATAGCCGTTTGCGGAATCAACCCGCATGCCGGTGAGAATGGTCTCTTTGGCTACGGTGAAGAAGAAGAAAAGGTCGTTCCCGGCGTAGAACGTGCTCAAGCTGAAGGCATTAATGTTGTCGGGCCGCTCCCAGCCGACACCTTGTTCTTCCGCACGGTCCGCGGCGACTTTGACATCGTCGTTGCCATGTACCACGACCAAGGACACGGCCCAGTAAAAGTTCTCGGCCTTGACGCCGGCGTCAACATCACCGTCGGCCTTCCCATCATCCGCACAAGCGTCGACCACGGAACCGCCTTCGACATCGCCGGAAAAGGCATCGTCGAAGAAAAAAGCATGATGGAAGCCCTCCGCCAAGCCGTCGAACTCGCCCCTAAGTGA
- a CDS encoding four-carbon acid sugar kinase family protein: MQRFYIIADDLTGANDAGVQLSKIGISSTVFLDFNETSIQATEDVAIIDTDSRAINEKAAYNKIYEACTVFKNQGYEHVYKKMDSTLRGNVAAELSAVVSVHSPELVVVAPAFPKMNRQTINGHQYVHGELVSETEFGKDPKTPVIESSIPNLLKQGTDDPICLIDRELLNGDKDHLRALVLEKVNQGRVWFVCDAKTDADLKAIVSVFGSLNKRTVWAGSAGLIEFLPEALHLKKTTMCEQSGLALSKTLTVSASLSNVTKRQLETVRTMSNTYFIELDPVELVKSTYSLKAIIDELLEHSDKQNFVLFVDSSANNREATKRLEQELVLCKTQISEAISEELGKIAKVAVIAMPEIKGLILTGGDTAKAICNHLNMTKLKLYTEIEIGLPLGELSSETVSRTFWTVTKSGGFGNEESLKNVLIYMSQKG, translated from the coding sequence ATGCAACGTTTTTACATTATTGCCGATGATTTAACAGGCGCCAATGATGCGGGCGTTCAGCTGTCGAAGATCGGGATATCCTCAACGGTTTTCTTAGACTTCAATGAGACATCGATCCAAGCAACCGAGGATGTTGCGATTATCGATACCGATAGTCGTGCAATCAATGAAAAAGCTGCCTATAACAAAATCTATGAAGCTTGTACGGTTTTTAAAAATCAAGGCTATGAGCATGTCTATAAAAAAATGGATTCTACTTTGCGAGGAAACGTAGCTGCCGAATTATCGGCAGTTGTTTCTGTTCATAGTCCGGAGTTGGTGGTCGTCGCACCCGCCTTCCCAAAAATGAATCGTCAAACCATTAACGGGCACCAATACGTCCATGGCGAGCTTGTTTCAGAAACGGAATTTGGCAAGGATCCCAAGACGCCTGTCATCGAGAGCTCCATTCCGAATCTTTTAAAACAAGGAACCGATGACCCGATTTGTCTCATTGATCGTGAGCTTCTAAATGGGGATAAGGATCATTTAAGAGCGCTCGTTTTGGAAAAAGTAAATCAAGGCCGTGTTTGGTTTGTGTGTGATGCTAAAACCGATGCGGATTTAAAAGCGATTGTTTCTGTTTTTGGCAGTCTTAATAAAAGAACGGTGTGGGCCGGGTCAGCTGGACTTATTGAGTTTTTACCGGAAGCTTTGCACCTCAAGAAAACGACGATGTGTGAACAGAGCGGGCTTGCCCTTTCTAAGACGCTCACCGTTTCTGCCAGTCTATCAAACGTGACGAAGCGGCAGCTGGAAACCGTCAGAACGATGTCCAATACCTATTTTATTGAACTCGATCCCGTTGAATTGGTGAAGAGCACGTATTCGTTAAAAGCGATCATTGACGAGCTTCTCGAGCATTCTGATAAGCAGAACTTTGTATTGTTTGTCGATTCCTCGGCTAATAATAGAGAAGCGACCAAACGATTGGAGCAAGAGCTTGTCTTATGCAAAACGCAAATTAGTGAAGCGATCTCTGAGGAACTTGGCAAAATCGCTAAAGTCGCAGTCATTGCGATGCCGGAGATTAAAGGCCTGATCCTCACCGGAGGCGACACAGCGAAAGCGATCTGCAATCATCTTAATATGACAAAACTGAAGTTATATACAGAAATAGAAATTGGGTTACCACTCGGGGAATTAAGCAGCGAAACGGTTTCGAGAACTTTTTGGACGGTCACTAAGTCCGGTGGTTTTGGAAACGAAGAGTCATTAAAAAATGTCTTGATCTATATGAGTCAGAAGGGATGA
- a CDS encoding MEDS domain-containing protein: protein MLELTKYQTVSNSAHILYVFNDEHKYIDNLVAYTKGGIDRGHHILLIEDYLTYQKVEKRIKSLFPLKKMENLHYIDNLMFYNYYGDFNIENIVHHFSEVLTPILKNNITVRTWARVIWRDDNGILKKIVDFENRANYSVNEMELMSVCSYSVEDVSASLQTSMMRSHEYLMTDDEFVRSSLYNK from the coding sequence ATGTTAGAATTAACCAAATATCAAACTGTTTCAAACTCAGCCCATATACTATACGTTTTTAATGATGAGCATAAGTATATTGACAACTTAGTGGCCTATACGAAAGGAGGGATTGATAGAGGCCACCATATTCTATTAATAGAGGACTACTTAACCTACCAAAAGGTTGAAAAAAGGATTAAAAGTCTCTTTCCACTGAAAAAGATGGAGAATCTACATTATATTGATAATCTTATGTTTTACAATTATTATGGAGATTTTAATATAGAAAATATTGTTCATCATTTTAGTGAGGTGCTTACTCCAATTTTAAAGAATAATATTACTGTACGTACATGGGCAAGAGTGATATGGAGAGACGATAACGGTATATTAAAGAAAATTGTGGACTTCGAAAATCGTGCTAACTATAGTGTTAATGAAATGGAACTGATGTCTGTCTGTTCTTATTCTGTAGAAGATGTTTCAGCATCACTTCAAACATCAATGATGAGAAGCCACGAATACCTTATGACTGATGACGAATTTGTTCGATCTTCCTTATATAATAAATAA
- a CDS encoding EAL domain-containing protein — MEAALRLALEREEFLVHYQPKIHLVTGEIEGVEALIRWNHPEEGMISPEKFIPFAEQTGMILPIGEWVLRTACKQSKNWQEAGLPPMIMAVNLSASQFYQPNLVDMIEQVLEETELSPEFLELEITESMVMDVHKVFPILNDLKRIGVKISMDDFGTGYSSLYYLKEFPIDRIKIDQSFVRSCTTDRKDATIVKAIIAMAHQLEIEVIAEGVESRDHLIFLQQNLCNKAQGFFFSKALPPDELVQKFDGIEGITPHNGIPQHINRQKWLEESLEKAQQELRDTVRQQQGLILKFIKHDGTFIYTVSDGELLYRMGLTPEQLLGKSLHDFLPKALADRYYDYYQRAWEGEEHVTYEGELNGVWYTASLRPIRRGGQVVEVISSCVDITQRKFAEEALQKSERQYRQLVELSPEPMVVHQNGTIQFANPAFIELLKASSLEELVGKYVRDFSPPDYRNLVEERIRRLDREGILVTPTEEKLICLDGTLIDVEVTGISFNYEGTPSYLMITHDLTARKQAEEAIRQSEEKYRLIADNMHDLIGIMDTEGIVQYASPSHETILGFPPAVYEGSSGFEFAHPDDIPQIQQQYLNISSTKTSCPVEFRFKHANGGWVFVEGVATPVLDEENEIKHVLVVARDISERKKAEEMLLKSEKLSVVGQLAAGVAHEIRNPLTAIKGFVQLFNKQMDQAQPLYIDTILSEISNLEAIVDGFLAFAKPHSPKKEKLDIKIVLQQVIRLFESQAHLNNIEIVQELAPDLPMICCDGNQMKRVFINILQNAVEAMPNGGKITIQLSRQTQDFIQLKFIDQGTGIPDERIKKIGEPFFNTKEKGTGLGLMMTQKMVQEQGGTIDFESKLDDGTVAKVTLSI; from the coding sequence TTGGAAGCTGCACTTAGATTGGCACTTGAGAGGGAAGAGTTTCTTGTTCACTATCAGCCGAAAATTCATCTGGTTACAGGTGAAATTGAAGGAGTGGAAGCCTTAATCAGATGGAATCATCCAGAGGAAGGCATGATTTCGCCTGAAAAATTTATTCCTTTTGCGGAGCAGACCGGTATGATTCTTCCTATCGGTGAATGGGTATTAAGAACGGCCTGCAAGCAAAGTAAGAATTGGCAAGAGGCTGGACTTCCTCCTATGATAATGGCCGTCAATTTGTCTGCTTCCCAATTTTATCAACCTAATTTAGTAGACATGATCGAACAAGTATTAGAAGAGACAGAGCTTTCTCCGGAGTTCCTAGAATTGGAAATAACGGAAAGCATGGTGATGGATGTCCATAAGGTTTTTCCTATATTGAATGATTTGAAGCGCATTGGTGTCAAAATAAGCATGGATGACTTCGGAACAGGTTACAGTTCCTTGTATTACCTAAAGGAATTCCCTATAGATCGAATCAAGATTGACCAATCATTTGTCCGGTCTTGCACAACAGACAGAAAAGATGCCACTATAGTCAAAGCCATTATTGCGATGGCTCACCAATTAGAAATAGAGGTCATCGCTGAAGGCGTGGAATCAAGAGACCATTTGATTTTCCTTCAACAGAATCTTTGCAACAAAGCTCAAGGGTTCTTTTTTTCCAAAGCTCTGCCTCCTGATGAACTCGTACAAAAATTTGATGGCATTGAAGGCATCACCCCTCACAACGGAATTCCGCAACATATCAATAGGCAAAAATGGTTAGAAGAATCGCTGGAAAAGGCTCAGCAAGAATTAAGAGACACCGTTCGGCAGCAACAAGGCTTAATTCTTAAGTTTATCAAACACGATGGAACATTTATTTATACAGTAAGTGATGGCGAATTGTTATACCGAATGGGACTGACCCCTGAACAATTATTAGGCAAAAGTCTTCATGATTTTCTTCCCAAAGCTTTGGCGGACAGATACTACGACTATTACCAAAGGGCATGGGAAGGTGAAGAACATGTCACTTATGAGGGAGAGCTCAACGGTGTTTGGTATACCGCCTCTTTACGCCCAATTAGGAGAGGTGGACAAGTCGTTGAGGTCATAAGCTCATGTGTCGATATCACTCAAAGAAAGTTTGCCGAAGAAGCTTTGCAAAAGAGCGAGAGACAATATAGGCAATTGGTAGAACTGTCCCCTGAACCAATGGTCGTTCATCAAAATGGGACCATTCAATTTGCAAACCCTGCTTTTATCGAGTTGCTAAAAGCTTCATCTTTAGAAGAATTAGTTGGTAAGTATGTCCGTGATTTTTCTCCGCCTGACTATAGAAACTTGGTAGAAGAACGAATCCGTCGATTGGATCGAGAAGGCATTCTAGTAACACCTACAGAAGAGAAACTCATTTGTTTGGATGGAACACTCATTGATGTAGAAGTAACCGGGATTTCATTTAATTACGAAGGAACACCTTCCTATTTAATGATCACTCACGATTTGACAGCAAGAAAGCAGGCTGAGGAGGCCATTCGCCAAAGTGAAGAAAAATATCGTTTAATTGCAGACAATATGCACGATCTTATTGGGATCATGGACACAGAAGGAATCGTCCAATATGCCTCCCCCTCTCATGAGACCATATTAGGATTCCCCCCTGCTGTTTATGAAGGGTCTAGCGGATTTGAATTTGCCCACCCTGACGACATTCCGCAAATTCAACAACAATATTTGAATATTAGTTCAACCAAAACATCTTGTCCCGTCGAATTTCGATTTAAACATGCCAACGGGGGCTGGGTCTTTGTAGAAGGGGTTGCAACACCTGTATTGGATGAAGAGAATGAAATCAAGCATGTTTTAGTCGTCGCACGGGATATTTCCGAAAGAAAGAAAGCCGAAGAGATGCTTCTGAAATCAGAAAAACTTTCAGTGGTGGGGCAATTGGCCGCTGGGGTTGCCCATGAGATTAGAAATCCTCTTACTGCCATCAAAGGCTTTGTTCAATTATTCAATAAGCAAATGGATCAAGCTCAGCCTTTATATATAGATACGATCCTAAGTGAAATTTCTAACTTAGAGGCTATTGTAGATGGATTTTTGGCCTTCGCCAAACCTCACTCTCCAAAAAAAGAAAAACTGGATATAAAAATCGTCCTGCAACAAGTAATCCGTTTGTTTGAATCACAAGCTCATTTGAATAACATTGAGATCGTACAAGAGCTGGCTCCTGATTTACCCATGATTTGTTGTGATGGCAATCAAATGAAACGCGTGTTTATTAATATTCTACAAAATGCAGTGGAAGCTATGCCTAATGGCGGAAAGATCACCATTCAACTTTCCCGGCAAACTCAAGACTTTATTCAGCTCAAATTTATCGACCAAGGGACGGGTATTCCTGATGAACGGATCAAAAAGATCGGTGAACCTTTTTTTAATACAAAAGAAAAAGGAACAGGGTTAGGTTTAATGATGACTCAGAAAATGGTTCAAGAACAAGGGGGAACCATTGACTTTGAGAGCAAGCTTGACGACGGAACAGTGGCTAAGGTGACTTTATCCATTTGA
- a CDS encoding PAS domain S-box protein translates to MNLRLKEISIETFKSIIEYNPDAIFILSIDGIIIEINQATLKLFGYRKEEIQGIHYEELIVPEYIEETRLYFNQVLEGHSPEYETQLLHKNGSKVYLQVKNIPLWENGEIIGVFGVAKDITELRHTTDTLHEMEERMRSLFYSTGDAIDILDVNGHVVDVNPAFEKLYGWNREELIGKPLPNIPEFRYKQQEDMVAGVDQRCVNKMETFRTNKDGQLIAVDLTFSPFVDKNGQVLGAAEITRDITERKQLQNSLKESEERYRRVVEYSPKGIVIHRDGHILFANPYALKLANEDHLVGQSIYSYLHPDFFKISEDRISHAKIGKEMPRIEERIIRKDGEILDVEIGGVGIQYDGQPATLVILEDITDRKKVEKALQESEKRYKRLVELSPEPIIVHQDGYIQYANPACVKLLGAASLSDLEGKNIIDFSPPEFKGLVDERIQDLDRTGILVAPTEEKLLRLDGTLIDVEVTGISLDYNGKPSYLMMVHDLTRRRQSEEALRHSEEQYRLIAENMSDLLGVLDLEGRVLYASLSHEHVLGLSPEEYQGNLARDAAHPDDVLKVQQFFDEAVTTKENVSKEFRLKNLKNNQYLWFEARGNPIYDENGNILHILVVARNINDRKHSEEALRESEERYRLIADNITDFVCLISQDGYFKYASPSHETVLGFPLQVYEGRRAGDWVHPDDIEAIRKQLQIVLRTKEIGKFEYRFRDCKGNWIWFEAKVTPVFLENGQFEHFLIVSREIMERKMYEEKLNHFAYHDTLTGLPNRRMFKDRLNQAIKEAERYRRKLAVMFMDMDKFKQINDTFGHDVGDELLKQFAKRVRGSLRDGDTLSRLGGDEFIILLPEIQKEQDVLHIAHRIIDSFQQPWEIGEHVLHTTSSIGIAFYPENGTNRHELMKHADIALYRAKENGRNNYNIFS, encoded by the coding sequence ATGAATTTAAGGCTAAAAGAAATATCGATTGAGACCTTCAAATCTATTATCGAATACAACCCAGATGCCATCTTTATTTTATCTATAGATGGAATAATTATTGAAATCAATCAAGCAACCCTTAAACTGTTTGGATATAGAAAAGAAGAGATCCAAGGCATCCATTATGAAGAGCTTATTGTTCCTGAATATATAGAGGAAACTCGTTTATATTTTAATCAAGTACTTGAAGGCCACTCTCCAGAATATGAAACCCAATTACTTCACAAAAATGGTTCAAAGGTTTACTTACAAGTGAAAAACATCCCATTATGGGAGAATGGTGAAATTATTGGCGTGTTTGGCGTGGCTAAAGACATAACGGAGCTCCGTCACACAACAGATACTTTGCATGAAATGGAAGAGCGAATGAGATCCCTTTTTTATTCTACAGGGGATGCCATTGACATTTTGGATGTGAATGGACATGTGGTCGATGTGAATCCCGCATTTGAAAAACTGTATGGATGGAATCGGGAAGAATTAATAGGAAAGCCTTTGCCTAATATACCTGAGTTTCGTTATAAGCAACAAGAAGACATGGTAGCGGGCGTTGATCAGAGGTGTGTGAACAAAATGGAAACATTTCGCACCAATAAAGACGGTCAATTGATTGCGGTCGATTTAACCTTCTCCCCTTTTGTTGATAAAAACGGTCAGGTACTAGGAGCCGCAGAGATTACCCGGGATATTACAGAGCGAAAACAATTACAAAACTCATTAAAAGAAAGTGAAGAACGCTACCGAAGAGTTGTCGAATATTCACCAAAAGGGATTGTGATTCATCGAGATGGACACATTCTCTTTGCGAATCCATATGCTTTGAAATTGGCAAACGAAGATCATTTAGTCGGACAATCTATTTATTCCTATCTCCATCCTGACTTTTTTAAAATTTCAGAAGATCGGATCTCCCATGCTAAAATTGGGAAAGAGATGCCAAGAATAGAAGAAAGAATCATTCGGAAGGACGGAGAGATTCTGGACGTTGAAATTGGCGGTGTCGGTATCCAATATGACGGTCAACCCGCTACCTTAGTTATCTTGGAAGATATTACAGATAGAAAAAAGGTGGAAAAGGCCTTACAAGAAAGTGAAAAACGATACAAACGACTGGTTGAGCTTTCACCAGAGCCCATCATTGTCCATCAAGATGGCTATATTCAATATGCCAATCCTGCCTGCGTTAAATTATTAGGAGCGGCTTCCTTATCAGACTTAGAAGGAAAGAACATTATTGATTTTTCCCCTCCCGAATTTAAAGGATTAGTAGATGAGCGAATTCAAGATTTAGACCGAACAGGAATACTGGTCGCCCCTACGGAAGAGAAGCTCTTAAGGTTAGATGGCACCTTAATCGATGTAGAGGTTACAGGGATATCCTTGGACTATAACGGGAAACCGTCCTATTTAATGATGGTTCATGATTTAACGAGAAGAAGGCAATCAGAAGAGGCGCTGCGTCATAGTGAAGAACAATATCGGTTGATTGCTGAAAACATGTCCGACCTGTTAGGGGTCTTGGATTTAGAAGGAAGGGTCCTATACGCCTCCCTCTCTCATGAACATGTCTTAGGTCTTTCTCCTGAAGAATATCAGGGGAACTTGGCCCGTGATGCCGCCCACCCCGATGATGTGTTGAAAGTCCAGCAATTCTTTGACGAGGCTGTTACAACGAAAGAAAATGTGAGCAAAGAATTCCGCTTAAAAAATTTAAAAAACAACCAGTATCTATGGTTTGAAGCCAGAGGAAACCCTATTTATGATGAAAACGGCAATATTCTTCATATTTTGGTCGTGGCAAGAAACATAAACGATCGAAAGCATTCAGAGGAAGCTCTACGAGAAAGCGAAGAGCGCTATCGGTTGATTGCCGACAATATAACAGATTTTGTATGCCTTATCAGTCAAGACGGCTATTTTAAATACGCTTCACCCTCTCATGAAACCGTATTAGGATTCCCCTTACAGGTCTATGAAGGAAGGCGGGCAGGAGATTGGGTACATCCCGATGATATAGAAGCGATTAGAAAACAGCTGCAAATCGTTTTACGTACGAAAGAAATAGGGAAATTTGAGTACCGATTCCGAGATTGTAAGGGTAATTGGATATGGTTTGAAGCAAAAGTCACACCTGTCTTCTTGGAGAATGGTCAATTTGAGCATTTCCTCATCGTCTCCAGAGAAATCATGGAAAGAAAAATGTATGAGGAAAAGTTAAATCATTTTGCCTATCACGATACCTTAACAGGACTTCCCAACCGAAGAATGTTTAAAGACCGATTGAACCAAGCAATAAAAGAAGCGGAGCGTTACAGACGAAAGCTGGCCGTCATGTTCATGGATATGGATAAATTTAAACAAATCAACGATACCTTTGGGCATGATGTTGGCGATGAGTTGCTGAAGCAGTTTGCGAAAAGGGTGCGAGGCAGTCTCCGAGATGGCGATACCCTATCTAGGCTAGGTGGTGATGAATTTATTATCCTCCTCCCCGAAATCCAAAAAGAGCAAGATGTCTTACACATTGCTCACCGGATTATCGATTCCTTCCAACAACCTTGGGAAATCGGCGAACATGTCTTGCATACCACCTCAAGCATAGGCATCGCTTTTTATCCTGAAAATGGGACTAATAGACACGAACTAATGAAACACGCCGACATCGCACTCTACAGAGCAAAAGAAAACGGAAGAAACAACTATAACATCTTCTCCTGA
- a CDS encoding VanZ family protein, protein MNLITRVILLVIWIGVMLSFIWTHDIHGALYSVHFNFDINPNPRFLDVFIFQDFNYTSPIFWIAKLAHFFGFAIFDGLLFWLIKNKTLTLCGSIAFAIFTEILQLYFYRDGRLYDMMIDSLGAFLMYFIISKN, encoded by the coding sequence TTGAACCTCATTACACGTGTTATTTTACTAGTCATTTGGATAGGCGTGATGCTTTCTTTTATTTGGACTCATGATATTCATGGCGCACTATATTCCGTGCACTTTAATTTTGATATCAATCCCAATCCGCGTTTCCTTGATGTATTCATCTTCCAGGACTTCAACTATACGAGTCCCATTTTTTGGATTGCAAAACTCGCACACTTTTTTGGATTTGCTATATTTGATGGTTTGCTCTTTTGGCTGATTAAAAACAAAACCCTCACCTTATGCGGCTCCATTGCTTTTGCTATTTTCACTGAAATCCTGCAACTTTACTTTTATCGAGATGGCCGCCTCTATGACATGATGATCGACTCCCTTGGCGCCTTTCTTATGTATTTTATAATTTCCAAGAATTGA